The window AGGAGCCAACCGTCCATAATATCCAGAAAACGATTTTAACTCAGCTTACATTTTGTTTTATTAATTTTTCCGGAATATGAGCCAGTTATGTTTTCTTCCCAAAAAGGCAAAGAGAAGCAGGTATCTTCTTTTATTCTGTTGCAGCAGGTTGTTATTGCAGGAAAAGAAAAGTCAAAAATATTTCGGGATATTATTTTTATTGAACTTGTCCTTATGTTCCTTCGCTCAGGAAGACAGTATCCTGCATTTTTCGTTGGCTCAGGCTCAGAGCTATGCCAGTCAAAACTGTTATGCAATTCGGAACGGACTAACCGATATAGCTACTGCAAAAAAGAAGGTATGGGAAACAACGGCCATAGGTTTGCCCCAGGTTTCCGGAAATGTTACTTACCAAAATCTTTTCAATCCCATTGACGTTGATTTCTCCGGGTTTTTTAATAACGGGGGTTCTTCCTCCTCTTCAAAAATGGGTGTAATTGAAATGATGCCCAAATCAAATACGACTTTTAAACTGACTGCCTCCCAGCTTCTTTTCAGCGGTGAATATATTGTTGGGTTGAAGGCTGCCAGGACCTACCTGGATATGAGCGAGCA of the Bacteroidota bacterium genome contains:
- a CDS encoding TolC family protein, giving the protein MSQLCFLPKKAKRSRYLLLFCCSRLLLQEKKSQKYFGILFLLNLSLCSFAQEDSILHFSLAQAQSYASQNCYAIRNGLTDIATAKKKVWETTAIGLPQVSGNVTYQNLFNPIDVDFSGFFNNGGSSSSSKMGVIEMMPKSNTTFKLTASQLLFSGEYIVGLKAARTYLDMSEQSLKKSELDTREIVTNTYYQIVMMQRISEILRANAGLMDKTLNDYKEMLKVGMAEETSIDQLRINKTDLDNRLSQTIRGIEILEKLLKFQMGVDINHQIALSDSVETFIKQAMFPLMSTERFKVQEYIDSKILQTNEKAS